The stretch of DNA GCCTTCTCGACGGCGGCGGCGGTGCGCAGCGATGCGTAGTAGTCGGCACCCTGCTGGAGGTGGACGCGCTTGCGGATGCCCGCGGTGTCCACGAACTTCCAGACGACGCCGCCGAGTTCGATGAGCTCGTCGACCGGGTCGCGGGTGGTGCCCGCGATCTCGTTGACGACCACACGGTCCTCGTTCGCCACCTTGTTGAGAAGCGACGACTTGCCGACGTTCGGGCGGCCGATGAGCGCGATGCGGCGGGGGCCTCCGATGGCGGTGCCGAAGGACTGCTCGGGCGCATCGGGCAGCGCGTCGAGGACGGCGTCCAGCATGTCTCCGGTGCCGCGGCCGTGCAGCGCGGACACGGGGTGCGGCTCGCCGAGGCCGAGCGCCCACAGGGCTGTGGCGTCGGCCTCGCCGGAGGGGCCGTCGACCTTGTTGGCACAGAGGACGACGGGCTTGCCGGACTTGCGCAGGAGGCGCACGACGGCTTCGTCCGTGTCGGTGGCGCCGACCGTCGCGTCCACGACGAAGACGACCGCGTCGGCCGCCTCGATCGCGTACTCGGCCTGGGCGGCCACGGACGCGTCGATGCCGAGGACGTCCTGCTCCCAGCCGCCGGTGTCGACGAGCTTGAAGCGGCGGCCCGCCCACTCGGCCTCGTACGTCACGCGGTCGCGGGTCACGCCGGGGCGGTCCTCGACGACGGCCTCGCGGCGGCCGATGATGCGGTTGACGAGCGTCGACTTGCCGACGTTCGGGCGGCCGATCACCGCCAGGACGGGCAGCGGGCCGTGGCCCGCCTCGCCGATCGCGCCTTCGACTTCCTCGGCGTCGAAGCCCTCTTCCGCGGCGAGCTCCATGAACTCCGCGTACTCGGCATCGCCAAGCGCCCCGTGCTCGTGTTCAGGCGAGCCTTCGGGCTGGATCTGGTCGTTCATGAAGTCCGTACCTCTGTCGTATTCGTGATCGGTGGACCGCCTCGCGGCGGCCCACTACTGAAAGTCTCGCTCAGCGCCCGGTCAGGCGCCTGGCGTCCGCCAGGTGGGCGGTCAGCCTCTCCTGGATGCGCACGGTCGCCTCGTCCAGCGCCTTGCGCGTACGCCGTCCGCTGTCGTCGCCCGCTTCGAAGGGGTCGCCGAAGACGACATCGACCCGGCTGCGCAGCGGGGGCAGCTTCTTTATCAACCGTCCGCGCTTCTCCGTGCTTCCCAGAACGGCGACCGGAACGATCGGCGCCCCGCTCCGTACGGCGAAGTACGCGAGTCCTGCGCGCAGCGAGGCGAAGTCGCCCTCGCCCCGGGTGCCCTCCGGGAAGATCCCGAGGACGCCGCCGTCGTCGAGCACGCCGAGGGCCCGGGTGATCGCCGTGCGGTCGGCGATCTCGCGGTCCACCTTCACCTGCCCGATGCCGCGCAGGAAGCGGTCCAGGGGGCCTATGAAGGCTTCCTTCTTGATGAGGAAGTGCGTCGGCCTGGGTGCCGTCCCCATCACCATCGGGCCGTCGACGTTGTGGGAGTGGTTCACGGCCAGGATCACCGGGCCGGTCGCGGGGACCTTCCAGGCGCCGAGGACGCGGGGCTTCCACAGGCCGTACATGAGGCCGACGCCGATGCGGCGGCCGACCTCCGCACCCCGTTCCGACGGCGCCGCGGTCACTTCGCCGCCCGCTTCTCCTCGACGAGGGTGACGACGCACTCGATGACCTGCTGCAGCGTGAGTTCGGTGGTGTCCACCTCGACGGCGTCGCCGGCCTTGGCGAGCGGGGACGTCTTGCGGCTGGAGTCGGCCGTGTCCCGCTTGATGAGCGCCTCACGCGTGGCGGCGACGTCGGCACCCTTGAGCTCGCCGCTGCGGCGGGCGGCGCGGGCCTCGGGCGAAGCCGTGAGGAAGATCTTCAGGTCGGCGTCGGGCAGGACGGTCGTACCGATGTCACGCCCCTCGACGACGATGCC from Streptomyces sp. BA2 encodes:
- the der gene encoding ribosome biogenesis GTPase Der; the encoded protein is MNDQIQPEGSPEHEHGALGDAEYAEFMELAAEEGFDAEEVEGAIGEAGHGPLPVLAVIGRPNVGKSTLVNRIIGRREAVVEDRPGVTRDRVTYEAEWAGRRFKLVDTGGWEQDVLGIDASVAAQAEYAIEAADAVVFVVDATVGATDTDEAVVRLLRKSGKPVVLCANKVDGPSGEADATALWALGLGEPHPVSALHGRGTGDMLDAVLDALPDAPEQSFGTAIGGPRRIALIGRPNVGKSSLLNKVANEDRVVVNEIAGTTRDPVDELIELGGVVWKFVDTAGIRKRVHLQQGADYYASLRTAAAVEKAEVAVILIDASESISIQDQRIVTMAVEAGRAIVVAYNKWDTLDEERRYYLEREIETELLQVAWAPRVNVSAETGRHMEKLVPAIETALAGWETRVPTGRLNAFLGELVASHPHPIRGGKQPRILFGTQAGTKPPRFVLFSSGFIEHGYRRFVERRLREEFGFEGTPIHISVRVREKRGRKK
- a CDS encoding 1-acyl-sn-glycerol-3-phosphate acyltransferase, encoding MRRHPRRGEAGGEVTAAPSERGAEVGRRIGVGLMYGLWKPRVLGAWKVPATGPVILAVNHSHNVDGPMVMGTAPRPTHFLIKKEAFIGPLDRFLRGIGQVKVDREIADRTAITRALGVLDDGGVLGIFPEGTRGEGDFASLRAGLAYFAVRSGAPIVPVAVLGSTEKRGRLIKKLPPLRSRVDVVFGDPFEAGDDSGRRTRKALDEATVRIQERLTAHLADARRLTGR